Proteins encoded together in one Deinococcus irradiatisoli window:
- a CDS encoding enolase C-terminal domain-like protein, whose protein sequence is MNSHPASPGHPRTGQPITALHLQTYRVPTHSFGQDQPESDGTACWDSTAVLVAEITAGEHTGLGYAYADPAAAQIARHTLWPLLEGEAVLDTTQHFWAMAGAVRNLGWPGVAAGAISALDVALHDLKARMLNVPLFRLLGGARKQVMAYGSGGFTSQSVEQLQQQLGGWAGQGFRAVKMKIGRHPENDLGRVRAARAAIGDDVALFVDANGAYSRKQALGLAEQFADLNVRWFEEPVLSDDLAGLRLLRDRAPGFVQIAAGEYGYTPAYFHAMLAAQAVDTLQADATRCGGVTGFLLAAAQAQGANVPLSAHTAPALHASLGAALPNVVNAEYFHDHVRIEALFFEGVPTLDAGFLCPSERPGHGLSFKVQDARPYRVSEWRSK, encoded by the coding sequence GTGAATTCGCATCCTGCATCTCCCGGCCATCCCCGAACCGGCCAACCGATCACCGCCCTGCACCTGCAGACCTACCGGGTGCCGACCCACAGCTTCGGCCAGGATCAACCGGAAAGCGACGGCACCGCCTGCTGGGACAGCACCGCCGTGCTGGTGGCCGAAATCACCGCCGGCGAGCACACCGGCCTCGGCTACGCCTACGCCGATCCGGCGGCGGCCCAGATCGCCCGGCACACGCTCTGGCCGCTGCTGGAGGGCGAAGCGGTCCTCGACACCACCCAGCATTTCTGGGCGATGGCCGGGGCGGTCCGCAACCTCGGCTGGCCGGGGGTGGCGGCTGGGGCGATCTCGGCGCTCGACGTGGCGCTGCACGACCTCAAGGCACGGATGCTCAATGTGCCGCTTTTCCGGCTGCTGGGCGGCGCGAGAAAGCAGGTCATGGCCTACGGCAGCGGCGGCTTTACCAGCCAGAGCGTGGAGCAGCTTCAGCAGCAGCTCGGCGGCTGGGCCGGGCAGGGCTTCCGGGCGGTCAAGATGAAGATCGGTCGCCACCCCGAGAACGACCTGGGCCGGGTGCGCGCCGCCCGCGCCGCGATCGGCGACGACGTGGCGCTGTTCGTGGACGCCAACGGCGCCTACAGCCGTAAGCAGGCGCTGGGACTGGCCGAGCAGTTCGCCGATCTGAACGTGAGGTGGTTCGAGGAGCCGGTGCTCAGCGACGATCTGGCCGGGCTGAGGCTGCTGCGCGACCGCGCTCCCGGCTTCGTGCAGATCGCGGCCGGCGAGTACGGCTACACCCCGGCGTACTTTCACGCCATGCTCGCCGCGCAGGCGGTGGATACCTTGCAGGCCGACGCCACCCGCTGCGGCGGCGTGACGGGCTTTCTGCTGGCGGCGGCGCAGGCGCAGGGCGCGAACGTGCCGCTGAGCGCCCACACCGCCCCGGCCCTGCACGCCTCGCTCGGCGCGGCGCTGCCCAACGTCGTGAACGCGGAGTATTTCCACGATCACGTCCGCATCGAAGCATTGTTTTTTGAAGGCGTGCCAACGCTAGACGCGGGCTTTTTGTGTCCCTCGGAGCGGCCCGGACATGGGCTGAGCTTCAAAGTTCAGGACGCCCGGCCGTACCGGGTGTCCGAGTGGAGGTCGAAATGA
- a CDS encoding ABC transporter ATP-binding protein, which yields MTLEARGVSVSVGDVRAVQQVSAAFRPGQLSAIIGPNGAGKSTLMRALAGLLPVQEGEVRWQGRPLAVLSRRERARTLAYLAQVEALPEGSTVRDVVSLGRGAGEWLWGLFPPHPLSLGHFSAGDEAAIEGALKRTDTARFAGRRVSELSGGEQQRVSLARALAAEPQFLLLDEPTNHLDLAYALNLIGVLRQEVGAGLGVVAVLHDLNLAARADWLLLLSEGRVVAQGGPGEVLTPEHLQAVYGVPVAVLRRGERLVVVPEG from the coding sequence GTGACGCTGGAAGCGCGGGGCGTGTCGGTCAGTGTCGGCGACGTGCGGGCCGTCCAGCAGGTCAGCGCGGCGTTCCGGCCGGGGCAGCTCTCGGCCATCATCGGGCCGAACGGGGCCGGAAAATCCACCCTGATGCGGGCGCTCGCGGGCCTGCTGCCGGTGCAGGAAGGGGAGGTGCGCTGGCAGGGCCGCCCGCTGGCCGTCCTTTCCCGGCGTGAACGTGCCCGCACGCTGGCGTATCTGGCGCAGGTGGAAGCCCTGCCCGAAGGCAGCACCGTGCGCGACGTGGTGTCGCTGGGGCGCGGGGCCGGCGAGTGGTTGTGGGGGCTGTTTCCACCCCATCCGCTGTCGCTGGGCCACTTCAGCGCTGGCGACGAGGCGGCCATCGAGGGTGCCCTGAAGCGCACCGACACCGCCCGCTTCGCCGGGCGTCGGGTCTCGGAACTCTCGGGCGGCGAGCAGCAGCGGGTATCGCTGGCCCGGGCGCTGGCCGCCGAACCGCAGTTCCTGCTGCTCGACGAACCCACCAACCACCTCGACCTCGCCTACGCCCTGAACCTGATCGGCGTGCTGCGCCAGGAAGTCGGGGCTGGGCTGGGGGTGGTCGCGGTGCTGCACGACCTGAACCTGGCGGCCCGCGCCGACTGGCTGCTGCTGCTCTCGGAAGGTCGGGTGGTGGCGCAGGGCGGTCCCGGGGAGGTGCTGACCCCAGAGCACCTGCAAGCGGTGTACGGGGTGCCGGTGGCGGTGCTGCGCCGGGGCGAGCGGCTGGTGGTGGTGCCGGAAGGCTGA
- the pheS gene encoding phenylalanine--tRNA ligase subunit alpha, whose amino-acid sequence MQEQALQDIAAASTLEALQQVKTKYVGKSGLVTRELGSLGKLPPEERKARGAEINAVRAALDAALTEREAVLRRAALDARLASEAIDVTLPGLSLPAGGLHPITRVYDDLIEIFTKLGYDAVEGPEVEDEHHNFEALNVPWYHPARDLQDTFWLQDGRLLRTHTSPMQVRYMVDHTPPLKIVARGKVYRYEATDATHEAMFHQLEGLVVGDGIRMSDLKGTVAEMARGLFGGSARVRFQPSYYPFTEPGADFAVWWENPRGESKWLELGGCGMVHPNVFKAVDDLREAAGKERIYEGKTGFAFGLGPERIAMLKYGIPDIRYFYANDPKVIGQFRGELG is encoded by the coding sequence ATGCAAGAACAAGCCCTGCAAGACATCGCCGCCGCCAGCACCCTGGAAGCGCTGCAACAGGTCAAGACCAAATACGTCGGCAAGTCGGGGCTGGTGACCCGCGAACTCGGCAGCCTCGGCAAGCTGCCACCCGAGGAGCGCAAAGCGCGCGGCGCCGAGATCAACGCCGTGCGCGCCGCCCTCGACGCGGCCCTGACCGAGCGCGAGGCGGTGCTGAGGCGCGCCGCCCTGGACGCCCGCCTGGCCTCCGAGGCCATCGACGTGACGCTGCCGGGCCTGAGCCTGCCCGCCGGGGGGCTGCACCCGATCACCCGCGTGTACGACGACCTGATCGAGATTTTCACCAAGCTCGGCTACGACGCCGTCGAGGGGCCGGAAGTCGAGGACGAGCACCACAACTTCGAAGCGCTCAACGTGCCGTGGTACCACCCGGCCCGCGACCTGCAGGACACCTTCTGGCTTCAGGACGGGCGCCTGCTGCGCACCCACACCTCACCGATGCAGGTGCGCTACATGGTGGACCACACGCCGCCCCTCAAGATCGTGGCGCGCGGCAAGGTCTACCGCTACGAGGCCACCGACGCCACCCACGAAGCGATGTTCCACCAGCTCGAAGGTCTGGTGGTGGGCGACGGCATCCGCATGAGCGACCTCAAAGGTACCGTGGCGGAAATGGCGCGCGGCCTGTTCGGGGGCAGCGCCAGGGTGCGCTTTCAGCCGAGCTACTACCCCTTCACCGAACCCGGCGCCGATTTCGCGGTGTGGTGGGAAAATCCGCGCGGCGAGAGCAAGTGGCTTGAACTCGGCGGCTGCGGCATGGTGCATCCCAACGTGTTCAAGGCGGTGGACGATCTGCGTGAGGCGGCCGGCAAGGAACGTATCTATGAGGGCAAGACCGGCTTCGCCTTCGGGCTGGGGCCGGAGCGCATCGCCATGCTCAAGTACGGCATTCCCGACATCCGCTACTTCTACGCCAACGATCCGAAAGTGATCGGGCAGTTCCGGGGAGAATTGGGGTGA
- a CDS encoding NAD(P)H-dependent oxidoreductase subunit E: protein MPSGPTFFATRAHLLICQNANCRARGSDLLYRAAWAMLERERLAYYKSGGSVRLTESGCLGACQFGPVLACYRRRNGQLEEGWYAAADLPLMRAVAQAAHDESDLPGERRYGPPEEVTTP, encoded by the coding sequence ATGCCCTCCGGCCCGACTTTCTTCGCTACGCGTGCCCACCTGCTGATCTGCCAGAACGCCAACTGCCGGGCACGCGGCTCCGATCTGCTCTACCGGGCGGCCTGGGCCATGCTGGAGCGCGAGCGCCTGGCCTACTACAAATCGGGCGGCAGCGTGCGCCTCACCGAGAGCGGCTGTCTGGGCGCCTGCCAGTTCGGGCCGGTGCTGGCGTGTTACCGCCGCCGAAACGGGCAGCTCGAAGAAGGCTGGTACGCGGCGGCTGATCTGCCCCTGATGAGGGCGGTGGCGCAGGCGGCCCACGACGAGAGCGATTTGCCTGGGGAGCGGCGTTACGGTCCTCCGGAAGAAGTGACGACGCCCTGA
- a CDS encoding phenylalanine--tRNA ligase subunit beta, with translation MKLPYSWLKELVPQLPPVDTLEATFAQLGLPLEGIEASPPPPEGVLMVTVTEASPMPGTQLTKLSLDVGQHGSRTIASGAPNAVGMPAGTMLALVIPGTRLGETEYGVRMLQGVESWGMAASAKELGIGESSAGLLAFPAGTAAPGTPMRELWTDDQVLDIEVTPNRADALSALGVARDVAAFLKLDLKAPSPGLPASGAGQIEVTLPPRGVTLERDPTRKLRFGCDHFSARTVSGVPNGPAPLWMQRRLTLCGMRPIDLIVDASNYVMLELGQPTALYDRRDVTNDRLLVSFGLRQGERVRDLLGGEHEVGPEDLLILDGRERGVPSVAEAFQSAQTVQEDGGVLGIAGIMGGDHGHVRADTSDVVIESAHFDPVLLRRTAGRLGLKTDAVYRYERGVDPLLSPRGANRVAELLVQCGGVAEAGLTSVGTPEVPAEIQVTAGQVRGLLGMDIAAEEMADILTRLGAQVRRDGDALSVTPPSWRVDMVVWQDLAEEVARLHGYAELPETLPTLQVHPDNHGAGAASAARRSLKGALMGLGAQEVVTYTFTSDAEAELARSEAPSVKLQNPLTADRTGLRTALYPSLLKAAQNRPKGERTLLFELGRVFPASGEAERLGLLLRGPLAPGQIQPGIAGSFPAFKGLVEALAANQGASFEVRQLRGEAVPPALHPGIAGEVVWNGQAVGWLGALHPEIAQNVGLKGDTYLLEVSLPLPSAEWTFRDPSRAPAAWRDLAITAPQDVSYGEVAALLKQEAGPLLESVEPFDVYVGEQIPEGQRSVAVRLTFRGEKTLNDSEVDPIMERLIAAVRTAGWDIRDKA, from the coding sequence ATGAAACTTCCCTATTCCTGGCTCAAAGAACTCGTTCCCCAACTTCCGCCGGTCGATACGCTCGAAGCCACCTTCGCCCAGCTCGGCTTGCCGCTGGAAGGCATCGAAGCCTCTCCCCCTCCGCCGGAAGGCGTGCTGATGGTGACCGTCACCGAGGCCTCCCCCATGCCCGGCACCCAGCTCACCAAACTCTCGCTCGACGTGGGGCAACACGGCTCGCGCACCATCGCCAGCGGCGCGCCCAACGCGGTGGGCATGCCGGCCGGCACCATGCTGGCCCTGGTCATTCCCGGCACCCGCCTGGGCGAGACCGAGTACGGTGTGCGGATGTTGCAGGGCGTGGAGTCGTGGGGCATGGCCGCCAGCGCCAAGGAACTCGGCATCGGCGAGAGCAGCGCCGGACTGCTGGCGTTTCCTGCCGGCACCGCCGCGCCCGGCACCCCCATGCGCGAGCTGTGGACCGACGATCAGGTGCTCGACATCGAGGTGACGCCCAACCGCGCCGACGCCCTGAGCGCCCTGGGCGTGGCGCGCGACGTGGCGGCGTTCCTCAAGCTGGACCTCAAAGCGCCTTCGCCGGGCCTGCCCGCCAGCGGCGCAGGCCAGATCGAAGTGACGCTGCCCCCGCGCGGCGTGACCCTGGAGCGCGACCCCACCCGCAAGCTGCGCTTCGGCTGCGACCACTTCTCGGCCCGCACGGTCAGCGGCGTGCCAAACGGCCCCGCGCCGCTGTGGATGCAGCGCCGCCTGACGCTGTGCGGCATGCGCCCGATCGATCTGATCGTGGACGCCAGCAACTACGTGATGCTCGAACTCGGCCAGCCCACCGCCCTCTACGACCGCCGCGACGTGACCAACGACCGCCTGCTGGTGTCATTCGGGCTGCGGCAGGGCGAGCGCGTCCGGGACCTGCTGGGCGGCGAGCACGAGGTCGGCCCCGAGGACCTGCTGATTCTCGACGGACGCGAACGCGGCGTGCCGAGCGTGGCCGAGGCCTTCCAGTCGGCGCAGACGGTGCAGGAAGACGGCGGCGTCCTGGGCATCGCCGGCATCATGGGCGGCGACCACGGGCACGTGCGGGCCGACACCTCCGACGTGGTGATCGAATCGGCGCACTTCGACCCGGTGCTGCTCAGGCGCACGGCTGGCCGGCTGGGGCTCAAGACCGACGCCGTGTACCGCTACGAGCGCGGCGTGGACCCGCTGCTCTCGCCCAGGGGCGCCAACCGGGTGGCCGAGCTGCTGGTGCAGTGCGGCGGCGTGGCCGAAGCGGGCCTGACCAGCGTGGGCACGCCGGAAGTGCCGGCCGAAATTCAGGTAACGGCCGGGCAGGTGCGTGGCCTGCTGGGCATGGACATCGCCGCCGAGGAGATGGCCGATATCCTGACCCGGCTGGGCGCCCAGGTCCGGCGCGACGGCGACGCGCTGAGCGTCACGCCGCCGAGCTGGCGGGTGGACATGGTGGTGTGGCAGGACCTCGCCGAGGAAGTCGCCCGGCTGCACGGGTACGCCGAATTGCCGGAAACGCTCCCGACCTTGCAGGTCCACCCCGACAACCACGGCGCGGGCGCGGCCAGCGCGGCGCGGCGCAGCCTCAAGGGCGCCCTAATGGGCCTGGGCGCCCAGGAAGTCGTGACCTACACCTTCACCAGCGACGCTGAGGCCGAACTCGCCCGCAGCGAGGCGCCCAGCGTCAAGCTGCAAAATCCGCTCACCGCCGACCGCACCGGCCTGCGCACCGCGCTGTATCCCAGTCTGCTCAAGGCCGCCCAGAACCGCCCCAAAGGCGAGCGCACCCTGCTGTTCGAACTGGGCCGCGTCTTCCCGGCCAGCGGCGAGGCCGAGAGGTTGGGCCTGCTGCTGCGCGGACCGCTGGCCCCGGGCCAGATTCAACCGGGCATCGCCGGCAGCTTCCCGGCCTTCAAGGGCCTCGTCGAAGCGCTGGCGGCCAACCAGGGAGCAAGCTTCGAGGTGCGGCAACTGCGCGGTGAGGCGGTGCCCCCGGCACTGCACCCCGGTATCGCGGGCGAGGTCGTCTGGAACGGACAGGCGGTGGGCTGGCTGGGCGCGCTGCACCCGGAAATCGCCCAGAACGTCGGGCTCAAAGGTGACACCTACCTGCTGGAAGTCTCGCTGCCGCTGCCGAGCGCCGAGTGGACCTTCCGCGATCCCAGCCGCGCGCCGGCCGCCTGGCGCGATTTGGCGATCACGGCCCCGCAGGACGTCAGCTACGGCGAGGTGGCCGCGCTGCTCAAGCAAGAAGCCGGGCCGCTGCTGGAAAGTGTGGAGCCGTTCGACGTGTATGTGGGTGAGCAGATTCCGGAAGGCCAGCGCAGCGTCGCCGTGCGCCTGACCTTCCGGGGCGAGAAGACCCTCAACGACAGCGAGGTCGATCCGATCATGGAGCGCCTCATCGCGGCGGTGCGCACGGCGGGCTGGGACATTCGCGACAAAGCCTGA
- a CDS encoding FecCD family ABC transporter permease, with amino-acid sequence MVKTLLLLLLTCCTVVLAVGLGSVPIAPADTLRAIGHGLSGAELSGSDVIVWQLRLPRVVLGLLVGAALAVSGGAFQGVFRNPLADPYLMGVASGAGLGATLVIALGLGSLFVPPLTLLGALLSVAVALTIAREGRRLPPARLILAGVVVGSILTALTTFLLLQNEDRVRQVFAFTLGNLAFAGWPQVIRLTPYVLIGGGVLLLLSRALNILQLGDLTARSLGLPVERLRLLVIVAASLCTAGAVSYAGIIGFVGLVTPHLVRRLWSGDYRVLLPISALSGGTLLVLSDLLARTLTRPAELPVGVVTTLLGGPFFLYLLRRQAT; translated from the coding sequence ATGGTCAAGACCCTGCTGCTGCTGCTACTGACGTGCTGCACGGTGGTGCTGGCCGTGGGCCTGGGCAGCGTGCCGATCGCGCCCGCCGACACCTTGCGGGCCATTGGTCACGGACTGAGCGGGGCCGAACTTTCCGGCAGCGACGTGATCGTCTGGCAGCTCCGGTTGCCCCGGGTGGTGCTCGGCCTGCTGGTGGGCGCGGCACTGGCGGTCAGCGGCGGAGCGTTTCAGGGCGTGTTCCGTAATCCGCTGGCCGATCCGTACCTGATGGGCGTGGCGAGCGGGGCGGGGCTGGGCGCCACCCTGGTGATCGCACTGGGCCTGGGCAGCTTGTTCGTGCCGCCGCTGACCCTGCTCGGCGCGCTGTTGAGCGTCGCCGTGGCGCTGACCATCGCCCGCGAGGGCCGCCGCCTGCCGCCGGCCCGCCTGATTCTGGCGGGGGTGGTGGTGGGCAGCATCCTGACCGCCCTGACCACCTTTTTGCTGCTGCAAAACGAGGACCGGGTGCGGCAGGTCTTCGCCTTCACGCTGGGCAACCTGGCCTTCGCCGGCTGGCCGCAGGTAATCCGGCTCACCCCGTACGTGCTGATCGGCGGCGGGGTGCTGCTGCTGCTGTCCAGGGCGCTCAACATCCTGCAACTCGGCGACCTCACCGCCCGCAGCCTGGGGTTGCCGGTCGAGCGGCTGCGCCTGCTGGTGATCGTGGCGGCCAGCCTCTGCACGGCGGGCGCGGTGAGTTACGCGGGCATCATTGGCTTCGTGGGGCTGGTCACCCCGCACCTGGTGAGGCGGCTGTGGAGCGGCGATTACCGGGTGTTGCTGCCGATCTCGGCGCTGTCGGGCGGCACCTTGCTGGTGCTGTCGGATTTGCTGGCCCGCACCCTGACCCGCCCCGCCGAGTTGCCGGTGGGCGTGGTGACGACCCTGCTGGGCGGCCCGTTTTTCCTGTACCTGCTGCGGCGGCAAGCCACGTGA
- a CDS encoding thiamine pyrophosphate-requiring protein codes for MSTVSDFVIQRLKDWSVSRVFGFPGDGIGAFDGALGRAEREGEGLKYIRPTHEELCALMATAHAKFTGEVGVCVATSSPGGFHLINGLYDAKMDNQPVVAIVGQQGLASLGTFNQQESNLERTFADVAVYVQTIVSPQQAQAVIDTAFRTARTRLQPAVIILPHDVQAMEMQEPGREHWVSRSSAVAPSTSITPPESDLVRAAGILNAGKKVALLVGHGANGATDDVLKVAELTGAGIITALRGKQVVPSDVPYHTQQLGLLGSRPSLTMMKECDTLLLLGTNYPYGEFLPESGQARAIQVDLKPEQMGLRYPTEVNLWGDVKATLAALIPHLETKTDLSWQDSLSAAMRDWEDEVAAQAQVEYEKLNPRLVFHELNKRLPPQAIVTCDAGTTADWYGHHIRLRRGMLGDLSGRLATMLAAMPYALAAKFAYPERSVICTIGDGAFQMLGMNELITIKKYMHSWDNPQLIILVAHNDDLTQVSWEMRTEDGNPLWETAQDVQTMDYAGYAELFGFKGIRVKTPEEVGAAWDAAFAHRGVTLIDAYVSKDVPPIPAHITREYALNTAKALIKGDPEEAQVIVDSAKALITEGVERVKDALHIGGSGKEGEKH; via the coding sequence GTGAGCACCGTCAGCGATTTCGTGATCCAGCGCCTCAAGGACTGGAGCGTCAGCCGGGTGTTCGGCTTTCCCGGTGACGGCATCGGCGCCTTCGACGGAGCACTGGGTCGCGCCGAGCGCGAAGGCGAGGGCCTGAAATACATCCGCCCCACCCACGAGGAACTGTGCGCCCTGATGGCGACCGCGCACGCCAAGTTCACCGGTGAGGTCGGGGTGTGCGTCGCCACCTCCAGCCCCGGCGGCTTTCATCTGATCAACGGCCTCTACGACGCTAAGATGGACAACCAGCCGGTGGTGGCGATCGTGGGGCAGCAGGGGCTGGCGTCGCTGGGCACCTTCAACCAGCAGGAAAGCAACCTGGAGCGCACCTTCGCCGACGTGGCGGTGTACGTGCAGACCATCGTCTCGCCGCAGCAGGCGCAGGCGGTCATTGATACGGCCTTCCGCACCGCCCGCACCCGCCTGCAACCGGCGGTGATCATCCTGCCGCACGATGTGCAGGCCATGGAGATGCAGGAACCGGGCCGCGAACACTGGGTGTCTCGCAGCAGCGCCGTGGCCCCCTCGACGTCCATCACGCCGCCAGAGAGCGATCTGGTGCGGGCCGCCGGGATTCTCAACGCCGGCAAGAAGGTGGCCCTGCTGGTGGGGCACGGGGCCAACGGCGCCACCGACGATGTGCTGAAAGTTGCCGAGCTGACCGGAGCCGGCATCATCACCGCCCTGCGCGGCAAGCAGGTGGTGCCCAGCGACGTGCCGTACCATACCCAGCAACTCGGGCTGCTCGGCTCGCGCCCCAGCCTGACCATGATGAAAGAGTGCGACACCCTGCTGCTGCTCGGCACCAACTACCCCTACGGCGAGTTTCTGCCGGAAAGCGGGCAGGCGCGGGCCATTCAGGTGGACCTCAAGCCCGAGCAGATGGGGCTGCGTTACCCCACCGAAGTCAATTTGTGGGGCGACGTGAAGGCCACCCTGGCGGCCTTGATTCCGCACCTGGAAACCAAAACGGATTTGTCGTGGCAGGACAGCCTCAGCGCGGCCATGCGCGACTGGGAAGACGAAGTTGCCGCGCAGGCCCAGGTGGAATACGAGAAACTCAACCCCCGGTTGGTGTTTCACGAACTCAACAAGCGCCTGCCGCCGCAGGCCATCGTGACCTGCGACGCCGGCACCACCGCCGACTGGTACGGCCACCACATCCGCCTCAGGCGCGGCATGCTGGGCGACCTGTCGGGGCGGCTGGCGACCATGCTGGCGGCCATGCCTTACGCGCTGGCGGCCAAGTTCGCCTACCCCGAGCGCAGCGTGATCTGCACCATCGGCGACGGGGCCTTTCAGATGCTGGGCATGAACGAACTCATCACCATCAAGAAGTACATGCACAGCTGGGACAACCCGCAGCTGATCATCCTGGTGGCGCACAACGACGACCTGACCCAGGTGTCGTGGGAAATGCGCACCGAGGACGGCAACCCGCTGTGGGAAACCGCCCAGGACGTGCAGACGATGGACTACGCCGGCTACGCCGAACTGTTTGGCTTCAAGGGCATCCGGGTCAAGACACCTGAGGAAGTCGGTGCCGCCTGGGACGCGGCCTTCGCCCACCGGGGCGTGACCCTGATCGACGCCTACGTCAGCAAGGACGTGCCGCCGATTCCGGCCCACATCACCCGCGAGTACGCCCTCAACACTGCCAAGGCGCTGATCAAGGGTGATCCGGAAGAAGCCCAGGTCATCGTGGACTCGGCCAAGGCGCTGATCACCGAGGGCGTGGAGCGGGTCAAGGACGCGCTGCACATCGGCGGCAGCGGCAAGGAAGGAGAGAAGCACTAG
- a CDS encoding ABC transporter substrate-binding protein encodes MYKTLVFASLLLGTAHATTYPLTLTDDLGRKVTLKSEPMRIVSMLPSDSETLCALGACDKLVGVDEYSDYPAQLSKVAKVGNLYQPNIEALVALKPDLVLVSKYGDLTAPLTNAGITVVAVNPETYEEVFSKTLTLGKIVNREAQAKALVTQMRRDIAKVEILTKNAAHKPTTYYEIDPTPYTVGPNSFIGVLLTKAGATNIIPASLGDFPKISPELVVKSAPQLIFGVDPAAAKARPGWNTIPAVKTGQVIKDDALDHILSRPGPRLPQALLGLAKRVHPELFR; translated from the coding sequence ATGTATAAAACGTTGGTTTTCGCTTCGTTGCTGCTCGGTACGGCCCACGCCACCACCTACCCGCTGACCCTCACCGACGACCTGGGTCGCAAAGTGACGCTCAAATCCGAGCCGATGCGGATCGTCAGTATGTTGCCCAGCGACTCCGAGACACTCTGCGCGCTGGGCGCCTGCGACAAGCTGGTGGGCGTGGACGAGTACAGCGATTACCCGGCGCAGCTCAGCAAGGTGGCGAAGGTCGGCAACCTCTACCAGCCCAACATCGAAGCGCTGGTGGCCCTCAAGCCCGATCTGGTGCTGGTCAGCAAGTACGGCGACCTCACCGCCCCGCTGACCAACGCCGGTATCACCGTGGTAGCGGTCAATCCCGAGACCTACGAGGAAGTCTTTTCCAAGACGCTGACCCTCGGCAAGATCGTCAACCGCGAGGCCCAGGCCAAGGCGCTGGTGACCCAGATGCGGCGCGACATCGCCAAGGTCGAGATTCTGACCAAGAACGCGGCGCACAAACCCACCACCTACTATGAGATCGATCCCACGCCCTACACTGTCGGCCCCAACTCGTTTATCGGGGTGCTGCTGACCAAGGCCGGGGCCACCAACATCATCCCTGCCAGCCTGGGCGACTTTCCCAAGATCAGCCCCGAACTGGTGGTCAAGAGTGCCCCGCAGCTGATCTTCGGGGTCGATCCGGCCGCCGCCAAGGCCCGGCCCGGCTGGAACACCATTCCCGCTGTCAAAACCGGCCAGGTCATCAAGGACGACGCCCTCGACCACATCCTCTCGCGTCCTGGCCCGCGCTTGCCGCAGGCGTTGCTGGGGCTGGCGAAGCGGGTGCATCCCGAGCTGTTCCGGTGA
- a CDS encoding EamA family transporter — MSTPLTPRSFLLALLITLIWGVNFVVIKLSVSQAPPLFVAALRFTLAALPAVFFVPRPQMRWRTFLGYGVSVGVVQFGLLYLAIQLGLSAGLASLLMQMQAFFTALLAAALLRERLPGNQWLGMGLAFGGMAVIGLIADHHTSALGLVLVLIAALGWSISNVLVKSAGRANMLSLVVWSALIPPIPLTLMSGLTSGWASIGQTLLHSGPGFWAAIAFMGYFNTVLGFGVWNWLIQQHGAGRVAPLSLLVPVFGMLSSALYFQEAFPPLKLLGAVLVFAGLLLHVFGGRLGFWTPRKPVLKRSPSDPS, encoded by the coding sequence ATGTCGACGCCCCTCACGCCGCGCAGCTTTCTGCTGGCCCTGCTGATCACCTTGATCTGGGGAGTAAATTTCGTGGTCATCAAACTGAGCGTTTCGCAGGCCCCGCCGCTGTTTGTCGCCGCGCTGCGCTTTACGCTGGCCGCCCTGCCGGCCGTGTTTTTTGTTCCGCGCCCGCAGATGCGCTGGCGCACCTTCCTGGGCTACGGCGTCAGCGTGGGGGTGGTGCAGTTCGGGCTGCTGTACCTCGCCATTCAGCTGGGCCTCAGCGCCGGGCTGGCGAGCCTGCTGATGCAGATGCAGGCGTTTTTCACGGCGCTTCTGGCCGCCGCCCTGCTGCGCGAACGCCTGCCGGGCAACCAGTGGCTCGGCATGGGGCTGGCCTTCGGCGGCATGGCGGTCATCGGCCTGATCGCCGACCACCACACCAGCGCCCTGGGCCTGGTGCTGGTGCTGATCGCCGCGCTGGGCTGGAGCATCAGCAACGTTCTGGTCAAGTCGGCGGGCCGCGCCAACATGCTCAGCCTGGTGGTGTGGTCGGCCCTGATTCCGCCGATTCCGCTGACCCTGATGAGCGGCCTCACCAGCGGCTGGGCCAGCATCGGCCAGACCCTGCTGCACAGCGGCCCTGGCTTCTGGGCAGCCATCGCGTTCATGGGTTACTTCAACACCGTGCTGGGCTTCGGCGTCTGGAACTGGCTGATTCAGCAGCACGGCGCCGGGCGGGTCGCCCCGCTTTCGCTGCTGGTGCCGGTGTTCGGGATGCTCAGCAGCGCCCTGTACTTTCAGGAGGCGTTCCCGCCGCTCAAGTTGCTGGGCGCGGTGCTGGTGTTCGCCGGGCTGCTGCTGCACGTCTTCGGCGGGCGGCTGGGCTTCTGGACGCCGCGTAAGCCTGTGCTGAAGCGCTCACCTTCCGATCCTTCCTGA